The Ascaphus truei isolate aAscTru1 chromosome 18, aAscTru1.hap1, whole genome shotgun sequence genome window below encodes:
- the NR2F2 gene encoding COUP transcription factor 2 isoform X1, which produces MAMVVGAWRDPQDDVPGSQPSQAPPGQGPPAGAPHTPQTPGQGGPPSTPAQSNPSSQSSQQNQGEKQQQQHIECVVCGDKSSGKHYGQFTCEGCKSFFKRSVRRNLSYTCRANRNCPIDQHHRNQCQYCRLKKCLKVGMRREVSSLFTAAVQRGRMPPTQPTHGQFALTNGDPLNCHSYLSGYISLLLRAEPYPTSRFGSQCMQPNNIMGIENICELAARMLFSAVEWARNIPFFPDLQITDQVALLRLTWSELFVLNAAQCSMPLHVAPLLAAAGLHASPMSADRVVAFMDHIRIFQEQVEKLKALHVDSAEYSCLKAIVLFTSDACGLSDVAHVESLQEKSQCALEEYVRSQYPNQPTRFGKLLLRLPSLRTVSSSVIEQLFFVRLVGKTPIETLIRDMLLSGSSFNWPYMSIQ; this is translated from the exons ATGGCAATGGTAGTGGGTGCGTGGCGAGACCCCCAGGACGATGTGCCAGGAAGTCAACCATCTCAAGCACCACCGGGGCAAGGACCACCAGCTGGggccccccacaccccacagacCCCAGGGCAAGGGGGCCCCCCCAGCACCCCAGCCCAGTCCAACCCGTCCAGCCAGTCCAGCCAGCAGAACCAAggggagaagcagcagcagcagcacattgagtgtgtggtgtgtggggacAAGTCCAGTGGGAAACACTATGGCCAGTTCACTTGTGAGGGCTGCAAGAGCTTCTTCAAGAGAAGTGTGAGGAGGAACCTGAGTTACACGTGTCGTGCCAACAGGAACTGTCCTATAGACCAACACCACCGCAATCAGTGTCAGTACTGCCGCCTCAAAAAGTGTCTCAAAGTTGGCATGAGACGGGAAG TTTCTTCTTTATTTACTGCAGCCGTACAGAGGGGCAGAATGCCACCCACACAGCCTACACATGGCCAGTTCGCCTTGACAAATGGAGACCCCCTCAACTGCCATTCCTACCTATCCGGATATATATCCCTTCTCCTGCGGGCAGAGCCCTACCCGACCTCCAGGTTTGGCAGCCAATGCATGCAACCCAACAACATCATGGGCATCGAGAACATTTGTGAACTGGCCGCCAGGATGCTCTTCAGCGCGGTGGAATGGGCCAGGAACATCCCCTTCTTCCCAGACCTGCAGATCACTGACCAGGTGGCCCTGCTCAGGCTGACCTGGAGCGAGCTATTTGTGCTCAACGCTGCCCAGTGCTCAATGCCCCTCCATGTGGCCCCTCTGCTGGCCGCTGCTGGCCTCCACGCCTCCCCCATGTCCGCGGACCGAGTGGTCGCCTTTATGGACCACATAAGAATCTTTCAAGAGCAAGTAGAAAAACTGAAGGCATTGCACGTCGACTCGGCAGAATATAGTTGTTTAAAGGCCATAGTTCTCTTTACTTCAG ATGCCTGTGGTCTCTCTGATGTAGCCCACGTGGAAAGTTTGCAGGAAAAGTCACAATGTGCTTTGGAAGAATATGTTAGAAGCCAGTACCCCAACCAACCAACAAGATTTGGCAAGCTTTTACTTCGCCTACCTTCTCTGCGCACTGTCTCCTCCTCTGTCATAGAGCAATTGTTTTTCGTCCGTTTGGTAGGTAAAACCCCCATAGAAACCCTAATCAGGGATATGTTACTGTCTGGGAGCAGTTTTAACTGGCCTTATATGTCCATTCAATAA
- the NR2F2 gene encoding COUP transcription factor 2 isoform X3, translating into MQAMWDAQQGKYVFAVQRGRMPPTQPTHGQFALTNGDPLNCHSYLSGYISLLLRAEPYPTSRFGSQCMQPNNIMGIENICELAARMLFSAVEWARNIPFFPDLQITDQVALLRLTWSELFVLNAAQCSMPLHVAPLLAAAGLHASPMSADRVVAFMDHIRIFQEQVEKLKALHVDSAEYSCLKAIVLFTSDACGLSDVAHVESLQEKSQCALEEYVRSQYPNQPTRFGKLLLRLPSLRTVSSSVIEQLFFVRLVGKTPIETLIRDMLLSGSSFNWPYMSIQ; encoded by the exons ATGCAAGCCATGTGGGACGCTCAGCAAGGAAAATACGTGTTTG CCGTACAGAGGGGCAGAATGCCACCCACACAGCCTACACATGGCCAGTTCGCCTTGACAAATGGAGACCCCCTCAACTGCCATTCCTACCTATCCGGATATATATCCCTTCTCCTGCGGGCAGAGCCCTACCCGACCTCCAGGTTTGGCAGCCAATGCATGCAACCCAACAACATCATGGGCATCGAGAACATTTGTGAACTGGCCGCCAGGATGCTCTTCAGCGCGGTGGAATGGGCCAGGAACATCCCCTTCTTCCCAGACCTGCAGATCACTGACCAGGTGGCCCTGCTCAGGCTGACCTGGAGCGAGCTATTTGTGCTCAACGCTGCCCAGTGCTCAATGCCCCTCCATGTGGCCCCTCTGCTGGCCGCTGCTGGCCTCCACGCCTCCCCCATGTCCGCGGACCGAGTGGTCGCCTTTATGGACCACATAAGAATCTTTCAAGAGCAAGTAGAAAAACTGAAGGCATTGCACGTCGACTCGGCAGAATATAGTTGTTTAAAGGCCATAGTTCTCTTTACTTCAG ATGCCTGTGGTCTCTCTGATGTAGCCCACGTGGAAAGTTTGCAGGAAAAGTCACAATGTGCTTTGGAAGAATATGTTAGAAGCCAGTACCCCAACCAACCAACAAGATTTGGCAAGCTTTTACTTCGCCTACCTTCTCTGCGCACTGTCTCCTCCTCTGTCATAGAGCAATTGTTTTTCGTCCGTTTGGTAGGTAAAACCCCCATAGAAACCCTAATCAGGGATATGTTACTGTCTGGGAGCAGTTTTAACTGGCCTTATATGTCCATTCAATAA
- the NR2F2 gene encoding COUP transcription factor 2 isoform X2 — MAMVVGAWRDPQDDVPGSQPSQAPPGQGPPAGAPHTPQTPGQGGPPSTPAQSNPSSQSSQQNQGEKQQQQHIECVVCGDKSSGKHYGQFTCEGCKSFFKRSVRRNLSYTCRANRNCPIDQHHRNQCQYCRLKKCLKVGMRREAVQRGRMPPTQPTHGQFALTNGDPLNCHSYLSGYISLLLRAEPYPTSRFGSQCMQPNNIMGIENICELAARMLFSAVEWARNIPFFPDLQITDQVALLRLTWSELFVLNAAQCSMPLHVAPLLAAAGLHASPMSADRVVAFMDHIRIFQEQVEKLKALHVDSAEYSCLKAIVLFTSDACGLSDVAHVESLQEKSQCALEEYVRSQYPNQPTRFGKLLLRLPSLRTVSSSVIEQLFFVRLVGKTPIETLIRDMLLSGSSFNWPYMSIQ; from the exons ATGGCAATGGTAGTGGGTGCGTGGCGAGACCCCCAGGACGATGTGCCAGGAAGTCAACCATCTCAAGCACCACCGGGGCAAGGACCACCAGCTGGggccccccacaccccacagacCCCAGGGCAAGGGGGCCCCCCCAGCACCCCAGCCCAGTCCAACCCGTCCAGCCAGTCCAGCCAGCAGAACCAAggggagaagcagcagcagcagcacattgagtgtgtggtgtgtggggacAAGTCCAGTGGGAAACACTATGGCCAGTTCACTTGTGAGGGCTGCAAGAGCTTCTTCAAGAGAAGTGTGAGGAGGAACCTGAGTTACACGTGTCGTGCCAACAGGAACTGTCCTATAGACCAACACCACCGCAATCAGTGTCAGTACTGCCGCCTCAAAAAGTGTCTCAAAGTTGGCATGAGACGGGAAG CCGTACAGAGGGGCAGAATGCCACCCACACAGCCTACACATGGCCAGTTCGCCTTGACAAATGGAGACCCCCTCAACTGCCATTCCTACCTATCCGGATATATATCCCTTCTCCTGCGGGCAGAGCCCTACCCGACCTCCAGGTTTGGCAGCCAATGCATGCAACCCAACAACATCATGGGCATCGAGAACATTTGTGAACTGGCCGCCAGGATGCTCTTCAGCGCGGTGGAATGGGCCAGGAACATCCCCTTCTTCCCAGACCTGCAGATCACTGACCAGGTGGCCCTGCTCAGGCTGACCTGGAGCGAGCTATTTGTGCTCAACGCTGCCCAGTGCTCAATGCCCCTCCATGTGGCCCCTCTGCTGGCCGCTGCTGGCCTCCACGCCTCCCCCATGTCCGCGGACCGAGTGGTCGCCTTTATGGACCACATAAGAATCTTTCAAGAGCAAGTAGAAAAACTGAAGGCATTGCACGTCGACTCGGCAGAATATAGTTGTTTAAAGGCCATAGTTCTCTTTACTTCAG ATGCCTGTGGTCTCTCTGATGTAGCCCACGTGGAAAGTTTGCAGGAAAAGTCACAATGTGCTTTGGAAGAATATGTTAGAAGCCAGTACCCCAACCAACCAACAAGATTTGGCAAGCTTTTACTTCGCCTACCTTCTCTGCGCACTGTCTCCTCCTCTGTCATAGAGCAATTGTTTTTCGTCCGTTTGGTAGGTAAAACCCCCATAGAAACCCTAATCAGGGATATGTTACTGTCTGGGAGCAGTTTTAACTGGCCTTATATGTCCATTCAATAA
- the NR2F2 gene encoding COUP transcription factor 2 isoform X4: MPPTQPTHGQFALTNGDPLNCHSYLSGYISLLLRAEPYPTSRFGSQCMQPNNIMGIENICELAARMLFSAVEWARNIPFFPDLQITDQVALLRLTWSELFVLNAAQCSMPLHVAPLLAAAGLHASPMSADRVVAFMDHIRIFQEQVEKLKALHVDSAEYSCLKAIVLFTSDACGLSDVAHVESLQEKSQCALEEYVRSQYPNQPTRFGKLLLRLPSLRTVSSSVIEQLFFVRLVGKTPIETLIRDMLLSGSSFNWPYMSIQ, from the exons ATGCCACCCACACAGCCTACACATGGCCAGTTCGCCTTGACAAATGGAGACCCCCTCAACTGCCATTCCTACCTATCCGGATATATATCCCTTCTCCTGCGGGCAGAGCCCTACCCGACCTCCAGGTTTGGCAGCCAATGCATGCAACCCAACAACATCATGGGCATCGAGAACATTTGTGAACTGGCCGCCAGGATGCTCTTCAGCGCGGTGGAATGGGCCAGGAACATCCCCTTCTTCCCAGACCTGCAGATCACTGACCAGGTGGCCCTGCTCAGGCTGACCTGGAGCGAGCTATTTGTGCTCAACGCTGCCCAGTGCTCAATGCCCCTCCATGTGGCCCCTCTGCTGGCCGCTGCTGGCCTCCACGCCTCCCCCATGTCCGCGGACCGAGTGGTCGCCTTTATGGACCACATAAGAATCTTTCAAGAGCAAGTAGAAAAACTGAAGGCATTGCACGTCGACTCGGCAGAATATAGTTGTTTAAAGGCCATAGTTCTCTTTACTTCAG ATGCCTGTGGTCTCTCTGATGTAGCCCACGTGGAAAGTTTGCAGGAAAAGTCACAATGTGCTTTGGAAGAATATGTTAGAAGCCAGTACCCCAACCAACCAACAAGATTTGGCAAGCTTTTACTTCGCCTACCTTCTCTGCGCACTGTCTCCTCCTCTGTCATAGAGCAATTGTTTTTCGTCCGTTTGGTAGGTAAAACCCCCATAGAAACCCTAATCAGGGATATGTTACTGTCTGGGAGCAGTTTTAACTGGCCTTATATGTCCATTCAATAA